One window from the genome of Clupea harengus chromosome 19, Ch_v2.0.2, whole genome shotgun sequence encodes:
- the crtap gene encoding cartilage-associated protein produces the protein MVSRLSRMHISLFCLVVSPLCILVSAQYEKYSFRSFPRHELMPLDSAYRHALDQYSGEKWTETVEFMEVSLRLYRLLRDSEAFCNLNCSSVRLDQEDNFVDFPELHAFGNVMKRAQCLKRCKQGLPAFRQALPSRETVEEFERRDPYKYLQFAYFKSDNLPKAVSAAHTFLLKHPDDEMMKRNMAYYKSLPGSEEHLKDLESKSYETLFVRAVRAFNGDNFRTSVSDMELALRDFIKVYDECLAASEGAREIKDFKDFFPSIAAHYTEVLERKVRCEAELSPVVGGFVVEKFVATMYHYLQFAYYKLDDLKNAVPCAVSYLLFDPEDEVMKNNVIYYQYHRSKWELGDDDFLPRVEAVRIHNQTAMQTEMFEFASQKLLDDDEGEVMEFLDELLDSEDK, from the exons ATGGTGTCGCGTCTGTCCAGGATGCATATCTCTTTGTTCTGTCTTGTGGTTTCCCCTTTATGCATACTTGTTAGTGCGCAGTATGAAAAATATAGTTTCCGAAGTTTTCCACGACACGAGTTGATGCCACTCGACTCCGCATACCGGCATGCGCTGGATCAGTACAGTGGAGAAAAGTGGACGGAGACCGTGGAGTTTATGGAGGTGAGTCTACGCCTCTATAGACTGCTACGGGACAGCGAGGCCTTCTGCAACCTAAATTGTAGCTCCGTGCGACTCGATCAGGAGGACAACTTCGTCGACTTTCCAGAACTTCACGCGTTTGGAAACGTTATGAAGCGCGCACAGTGTCTGAAGCGATGTAAGCAGGGGTTACCTGCATTCCGACAGGCGCTCCCCAGCCGAGAAACTGTGGAGGAGTTCGAGAGACGCGACCCATACAAATACCTACAGTTTGCCTACTTTAAG aGTGATAACCTTCCGAAGGCCGTGTCGGCGGCACATACATTCCTGCTGAAGCATCCTGACGAcgagatgatgaagaggaacaTGGCATACTACAAGAGCCTGCCTGGTTCTGAGGAGCATCTCAAAGACCTGGAGAGCAAGTCTTATGAG ACCTTGTTTGTGCGTGCTGTGCGGGCGTTCAACGGGGATAACTTCCGTACGTCTGTGTCTGATATGGAGCTGGCTCTGAGGGACTTCATCAAAGTGTATGATGAGTGCCTGGCAGCCTCAGAGGGGGCCAGAGAAATTAAAGACTTCAAGGACTTCTTCCCCTCTATTGCAG CTCATTATACGGAGGTGCTGGAGAGGAAGGTGCGCTGTGAGGCTGAATTGAGTCCAGTGGTGGGTGGTTTCGTGGTTGAGAAATTTGTGGCAACAATGTACCATTACCTGCAATTCGCCTACTATAAGT tggatGATCTTAAAAATGCCGTGCCTTGTGCCGTGAGTTATCTTCTGTTTGATCCCGAGGACGAGGTGATGAAGAATAACGTGATCTACTACCAATACCACCGGAGCAAATGGGAGCTCGGTGATGATGACTTCCTGCCACGAGTG GAGGCAGTGCGAATTCACAATCAAACCGCAATGCAGACAGAGATGTTTGAGTTCGCTAGTCAAAAACTACTGGATGATGATGAG ggtgagGTGATGGAGTTTCTAGATGAGTTGCTGGATTCTGaagataaataa
- the fkbp9 gene encoding peptidyl-prolyl cis-trans isomerase FKBP9, whose product MITLTHKMFLLPFLVAFVSCNAPPVPIDDIIIEKTFSPEQCLRAVKTGDYVRYHYNGMFPDGKKFDSSYDRGSTYNVFVGRRQLIAGMDKALVGMCVNERRLVKIPPHLAYGKDGYGDVIPPNSVLHFDVLLLDIWSSEDQVQINTYHRPENCDRKVQVSDYVRYHYNGTLLDGTLFDSSHTRMRTYDTYVGIGWLIAGMDQGLLGMCVGERRIVTMPPSLGYGENGDGSDIPPQASLVFDVVLLDLHNPKDEIAVEVQHLPDPCPRKSVVGDFMRYHYNGSLLDGTFFDSSYSRNRTYDTYVGKGYVISGMDQGLLGVCIGERRRITIPPHLAYGEEGSGTKIPGSAVLVFDVHVIDFHNPSDTVEVTTKKPEACSPTSKNGDYVKYHYNASLLDGTDIDSTYRYGKTYNVVLGAGQVVIGMEQGLVGMCVGERRRLVIPPHLGYGERGVEGEVPGSAVLVFDVEMIEMEEGLPEGYMYVWNNDVSPDLYVEMDKDKDGKIEPSEFSDYILKQVNEGHGRLAPGFDPHRLIENMFTNQDRNKDGHITEAEFKLKADEPNHDEL is encoded by the exons ATGATAACGCTTACGCACAAGATGTTTTTATTGCCGTTTCTCGTAGCTTTTGTTTCGTGTAATGCCCCGCCGGTACCGATCGATGACATTATTATTGAAAAAACTTTTAGTCCAGAGCAATGCCTGCGCGCAGTTAAGACCGGAGATTATGTTAGGTATCATTATAACGGCATGTTTCCAGACGGGAAGAAGTTCGACTCCAG CTATGACCGTGGCTCCACCTATAACGTGTTTGTGGGCCGGAGGCAACTTATCGCTGggatggataaggcactggtgGGAATGTGCGTGAATGAACGACGACTTGTGAAAATACCTCCACATTTGGCCTACGGCAAAGATGGATACG GTGATGTCATCCCCCCAAATTCGGTGCTGCACTTTGATGTGCTACTGCTGGACATCTGGAGCTCTGAAGATCAGGTCCAGATTAACACTTACCACAGGCCAGAAAACTGTGACCGCAAGGTGCAGGTGTCAGATTATGTACGGTATCACTACAATGGAACCCTTCTGGATGGAACTCTGTTTGATTCAAG TCACACACGTATGCGTACATATGACACATATGTGGGAATTGGTTGGCTGATCGCTGGGATGGACCAGGGGCTTCTGGGAATGTGTGTCGGAGAGAGGCGCATCGTCACCATGCCCCCATCACTTGGCTATGGGGAGAATGGAGATG GTAGTGATATTCCCCCTCAGGCCTCACTTGTATTTGATGTGGTGCTTTTGGATCTTCACAACCCGAAGGATGAAATCGCTGTTGAGGTTCAGCATCTCCCAGACCCTTGTCCACGTAAGAGTGTTGTTGGTGACTTCATGAGGTACCATTACAATGGATCCTTGCTGGACGGAACCTTTTTCGACTCAAG ttattcGAGGAATCGCACTTACGACACGTATGTGGGAAAGGGCTACGTCATTAGCGGAATGGACCAAGGACTGCTTGGTGTTTGTattggagagaggagaagaatcaCCATTCCTCCTCATCTTGCTTATGGAGAGGAGGGATCAG GCACAAAGATCCCAGGCTCAGCCGTTCTGGTGTTCGATGTTCATGTGATCGATTTCCACAACCCATCTGACACAGTGGAGGTCACCACTAAGAAGCCTGAGGCCTGCTCACCTACTTCTAAAAATGGAGACTACGTCAAATACCACTACAATGCCAGTTTACTGGATGGCACAGACATTGACTCCAC TTACCGCTATGGGAAGACATATAATGTGGTTCTGGGAGCTGGCCAAGTGGTTATTGGCATGGAGCAAGGTCTGGttggaatgtgtgtgggagagagacgcCGCCTCGTCATCCCCCCTCATCTAGgctatggagagaggggagtag aaggagAAGTTCCAGgcagtgctgtgctggtgtttgaCGTTGAGATGATTGAGATGGAGGAGGGCCTTCCTGAGGGCTACATGTACGTGTGGAATAATGATGTCTCTCCAGACCTCTATGTGGAGATGGACAAGGACAAGGATGGGAAAATCGAGCCCAGCGAG ttctcaGACTACATCCTTAAACAGGTGAATGAAGGTCACGGACGACTGGCTCCTGGCTTTGATCCTCACCGACTCAttgagaacatgttcacaaatCAGGACCGCAACAAAGATGGACACATTACAGAGGCTGAGTTTAAACTGAAGGCAGATGAACCCAACCACGATGAGCTATGA